From Rhea pennata isolate bPtePen1 chromosome 26, bPtePen1.pri, whole genome shotgun sequence, the proteins below share one genomic window:
- the MRPL10 gene encoding large ribosomal subunit protein uL10m yields the protein MAALGGGSGGQWRQGWLPVLQLIRHGSKAVTRHWKAMHFQRQKLMAVTEYLAPKPPIPEQCLPPKKQIVEEDDGYVRLLRRQVAEAFRDNRMIVVCQYNPMANEDMLLMRHYLRKHNIEVKFFLNEIVRPVLSQSKYKNLLPLFVGRNIVLVSPETKAKEMLRVLRSVPQINLLGACIDDTILSKKGVENFAKLPSLEASQGQTVGALALLPSQTCSLLQRGSVRLTALLDEYIRQLQAGAEVTPGSPGGNPAKPVPSQSSEAH from the exons ATGGCGGCGCtgggcggcggcagcggcgggcagTGGCGGCAGG GTTGGCTGCCCGTCCTGCAGCTCATCCGCCACGGCTCCAAGGCGGTCACTCGGCACTGGAAGGCCATGCACTTCCAGCGCCAGAAGCTCATGGCTGTGACTGAGTACCTGGCCCCGAAACCGCCCATCCCAGAGCAGTGCCTGCCCCCCAAGAAGCAAATAGTCGAGGAG GATGACGGCTACGTCAGGCTGTTACGGCGGCAGGTGGCAGAGGCGTTCCGGGATAACAGGATGATTGTGGTGTGTCAGTACAACCCTATGGCCAACGAAGACATGCTGCTCATGAGACACTATCTCCGGAAGCACAACATCGAGGTCAAGTTTTTCCTGAATGAG ATTGTCAGACCTGTGCTGTCGCAGTCCAAGTACAAGAATCTCCTCCCTCTCTTTGTGGGACGCAATATCGTGCTGGTGAGCCCAGAAACCAAGGCGAAAGAGATGCTGCGGGTCTTGAGGAGCGTTCCGCAGATCAACCTCCTGG GTGCCTGCATCGATGACACCATCCTGAGCAAGAAAGGAGTGGAGAACTTTGCCAAACTGCCCTCTCTGGAGGCTTCCCAAGGGCAGACAGTGGGCGCCCTggccctcctgccctcccagaCATGCTCCCTTCTTCAGCGTGGCTCTGTGCGCCTCACGGCCCTGCTGGATGAGTACATTAGACAGCTGCAGGCTGGGGCTGAGGTGACACCTGGGAGCCCAGGAGGAAACCCAGCGAAGCCGGTGCCTTCCCAGAGCTCTGAAGCCCATTGA